Genomic DNA from Solanum pennellii chromosome 3, SPENNV200:
GGCATTATTGCCTCAGAAAAGTATATAAAACAGACTCCAATTCATTAAAATCAAACCCACTGAAGGTCTAATTGTTCAAACACAAGCACATTCTTGAATTACCTAGAAGGCACTACTGATAGCGTGACTTCATGTACCGGTTGGTCATATTTGGTATGCTTGACAACGGGAATTGGTAGAAACAAGTGCATAGACTATGGACAAATAAAGAGATGCAAGCAGACAGGCTTCAACTTAAAAATCTGAAGGCATGGGGCATGGTTTAATGGGCTTATAGCCATCTAGATTCAACCTACAGTCTTTTGGAATCCATTAGGGTGTACTGCAGAAGAGCCTTTGAAAGCAAGACAAGCTCAAGAAAAAATTGTGTATCAGACatttaaaagaatatatcaCAACCTTCaatgaaatatcaaaatgaaaaaaaaacaaacaaatggCATGCATAAGAGCGCATCGAAATGCTCAATGCAAGAGCAAAACTTTCTAGGTAACACACATACAAAATTATCATTACAGGTTCAATTAGTGTTACATTTCAAGAAGTccctacacacacacacacacacactcacacacacacacagatatatatatatatatatatatatatatatatatatatatatatatatatatataaggagaGCTAACAAACTAAAGTTAGGGATTTTTTAAATCCTAAaagttatgtttttttcttaagcTTATTGTTAAATTACAATCTTAATTAAAAGGACAGAGAAAAACATCAGTAATCAATATTTTTCAGTTATTAAATTATTGAGTATTTAAATGGAACAAGCACAATAAAGCTGGAGATTAAGTTTTCGTAAACAACACAGCAAAATGTAGAATCTCAGTTCAaacaataatgaattcatctataCAGTAGCAGAATCGGAGTTCCAATTAAAGGCAATCAATGGAGCAATAGAGATTCAAACAGAAAGGAATGCATTTTCCATTAATGTTTTTGCAGAACAATCAGAAAATAGTATCACAATAAgcaaaagaagatgaagaatgaGGAAGAGTACCTGAGAGCTCACTCGTAAAGTGGGCGAATGTGGAAATGGTAGAGCACAAGGGGGAGAAGATAAGGCTTTGTTTGAAAGGAATTTTCTAGAAGTTCAATATTTAAACCGCAGACGTACAAGTTCTAAAGAAAATTTGCATTATAGAACCTTGTAGTTATCGTGCTTTGCAAATTGTTCCTTATGCTTCTTCAAATCTTCATTTCTGTCCGTTTATACTTTTTATCGTACAATCTTTTGAGTAGCACACTAATGCGAGTTCAGTCTAAAAATTAAACCGGtcataattcatttattttcatgttgttatgataaaatattgattatatattaattttttattgattgtaCTGTGTTCGTAGAAACTTcatacttttaatttatataatcaatttaattgaaatatattaatttgaaaagataTAAATCTATAatctttttcataatattagtAGAACATATGTTtattaagtaataaatatacatttcttaaatatttaatttaatattatttttataaaatttctttttgtatttgtacaaattttaaataactaatttctattttcaaaatttgatataattttatgattgtGTGCATCCAAACACAACATGCGTAATTACTGTGGCATTGTGTAATTACACAAACAAACAATATAATTACTAAACTGTGTAATTGCTAGGTTGAAAATTACTATCCTAGTAATTACACCATTTCAATTATCATGTGACTTTCCAAACAGAtactaaaagttaaaaagtaaaTTTACTTGGAGATGTTATCATGCTAcactaaggggtcgtttggtacaaaaatgaataatgcaaggattagtaatgcagggattagcAATGCAGAGATTAGCAATATCAAGTGTTTGCTTCATTGTTTCTTATCTAATTTTGTGTGTgctttaaaagtttttttaaaaaaagattttgtatttcatgtaattgAGTCAAAGTAGATAATTAAcggagaatattattttttttaacatttttaactAGTTAggagaataaattttttattgtcatgttcattattttctcacttaaattatttgagagtaaataattgtcatcttaataaattagagttaataaatagattaagtaattcatattttagaaacaaaaaatgatatctaaataataaaatttgtaagctaatttatttaaataactttattagtataaatataaaatataaaatataaaaatcaaaaaaataaataaaatattaaaaggattttaggggtatttttgtctttacctaGAATAGTCCCATGGTATTAGAGCTAATACCTCCAAATgaaaggtattagtaatacatcacATAATACCATGTAGGACGTATTAACTAATCcatgaattagttatatataGGCTCACATTCCTACCAAACACAGTATTAAATTATACCACATCTAATACAtggattatttcttttaatacagCCTACCAAACGCCCCTAAATGTGAGTCTTAATGGACATCCACTTATTTATTACAtgtgtatttattaatttttgaatatttttaataaaaaattcaatttcatgattataagaaaataatatattagtcaaattgatttttgattGTTAAATGTTTAAATTTGGAACAAGTATAAATAGAACCCTATACATAATccatgtcaaaaaaaaataattgtatccTTGAAAGTTGAAAGTAtagaaattaatgaaatatgaAGGGATTGACTTACAAATTTTTTGGctctaataaaaattaatatatgtagtCATATTAAATATGGGGAAAAATTCATTTACCCaattatttacataattttttggctttgataaaaattaataatattacgTAGTCATATTGggatcttttgaaaattgaaattttatcccaaacttttatcttttacaaaaacactcTCTATAGTAGTTCTTTGtattgtattacataatttttttttacgtgaacaccaaaatagtgatgaaatatttagtgaattattaaataatgatatgattgttgatgaaaatgataaaaaattaactcaaggtaATAAAATCATGTGCTTCgtctacttcacgatgtatgGAATGATACTTGTTGCACTCGCTCCAAATTACCACATTGCTCTAGTGTGATGAAAactatttgttgttgttgtaacgaacatccaattgacttgtaatacaaacttatagttagttttaatagtttttaaaacttatgggtataaatcatatttttctaaaaaagtgaaatatattttccaaattttcactcaaataatatttgccaagaatatttaaaaatttatggcCAAACGCTAGCTTAATGTGTTGTCCatacaaaataaattcaaaatgagCCATAAATTCAATGTGAAAAATTGAAATCTAATTAAACTAAGCCAAATCATAATGCATGATATTAAACAAGCTAAATAACTAacctaaataaaatattcttagtagtagaaaaatgaaaaacgCAATAACTAGGGGCTTCATGCTAACCCAGCAATCGCTACAACAATAACCGAAATCAACAACGCCGAAATGAACGCTAATGGAACTGCTGAAGAAACCGACGCCGAGATTGAGAGCGGCGATGGGGCCGGCGCCTGAGAAAATGGCTGCGGTGGAGATTCCGAAATTGGATGTAGTGGGAGAACTTCAACGGCTAAACGCTGGCCATTTTTGCAATGTTCTGGATCGCCGCTCACGAAGTAGAACGTGCCGGCCCTGTTTAGATTCATTGTTCTGGTACCGTCTTTACCGGCCGAGGCTAAATGAGTTCTGTTGCAATGATAAAATTCCCATTTCCCCACTTTAATAACCGAGTCATTCCTGTACTCAAAACCTGCACAAAGATAAACCATTGTCACACACATAACTTTCTATTCACAAAAAGTTATCTGTGctcaatatttatatcaaacaatgtttatttattattatagaaaTAAGCGAGTAATTGGAATGTGTAAAACGAAATTATTGATTTGAGGTAACTATACTATAAATTTTTACGAGTGATTATTAATGACATACGAAGTGAATCTCCgatatgaaatttcttattTGCAGCCCAATGATTATAGAGATCCGTTTCATTCTGGCTTGGCTGACGCCAACCCACAGCATCACCAACTTTGAATTCCTCAGCGGAGGCAGCAACAATTGTAAGCGCAATGAAACAAAGAGTAGTGTAGAAGAAAGCTGAACCCATTTTTATCTTCCTCAAGAACGAACTGATCGATATTGCTAATTGCTAATTGTTGTTAGTGTATGTAACAATATGGAAATTTGAGAGTTTAAGAAAATTTCTCTCTTTGCTATGTGGTTTAACTCTGTGCAATAATGAagctatttaagaaaaaaaaagtgataggAAAGGATTCAGTAACGTGGTGAGCGTGGAAGTTACAGTGTTTAGGGTCGTGGAAGGTACCACTAAGTTTTTCAAGTGGACTTGGTCACGTTTTGTAACTGTTACCTGATGAATAAAAACGTCTCTACAAAAAGTGTgtattggttttttttttttcaccttGTTTCAATTGTACCCATCTTTTTAGGCTTAATTAGTTTTCATTTGTTCAAATAAGTGTCGAGCACAAATTCGAACAATCATATTTCCGTTGAGTCGCATTTGAAAAGACAAAAACTTtgtaattttctactccttccatcttattttaattatccgctttaacttttaaaaaaaataatctcaaaacaAGTTTCACTTTAGAAATCCAAGTCCAATATTGGCAAAACTTTCAAAAAAGCATTTAGATAAATAGATAAGTGTATAGTATACTTtaccttgtatttttatttttttcagctTGAAAAAGTTAAAGCGACAGTTAAAATGGAACGAACCACCAGTATGTTTATAGTCTAATTGGTAAGGTAGAAACTAGAAATCTGCGGTAGAAATCTGTTGAACATTGAATTCAACATAATTTCGTAAAAGTCCAATCTTCTATCAAGTCAAAGTTTTCAATTTTACTGTGAACTCGAATATAGAAACCTTAAAACTTTTTGAAAGTACTTATTATTATATGGTTGGccataaataatatgattagaGCTTTGTTTCTTTATGCAttcaaatacaaaattattactTATGTTATAATAAACACACTTCAAGAAGAAGCAATCAAGGAAATAAGCATAATGTACACAGATTCACCTTTCAAAATGTTGAGCTGCAGTGAGTTTCTAGTGGCCACATTTATGTTATGCATCAAGAAATAAAGGGGCATTGCAATGACCACAAATTTACCTAATAAGGTTTACCACGTAAATCACTTAGTAAAGCAAATAAGTCTAGTGCTTAGACGACAGCCAAAGTACATCAAGAACAACTAAAATGGCAAGCAGAAAGCAGCTGAAAAAAGTGAAGACTATTGAAGCAGATACACGGTCACAAAAATGATGCAGGGGTTTGCAGAAATTTGGCAGAGCTGTATGTCGAATCCCTGTGTGATTCAAACTGGAAACACTTGATGCAGATGATCCAGCACTCATCAGCGCCAATGCAAATACCTATAGTAACAAAAACAATCACATACTACTGTTATAAGCAGTCATTGGCAACCAAACAATCAGATTGTGAACGCTTAAACATCAAATCTGTACCTGATCTCCAGCAAAAATAAGCCATCCGTGATTTCGCGAAGAAATAGTTGGTGATCCTCGCACAAGTCTTGATCCGCTGATTAGTAGCTGAAGTATTAAATGAAGTGCAACAGCAGCCGAGATGCCAACCAGGTACCTGATCAGTAAATTTCAAATTACTCACAACTTCTCTGGACTTAGAAATTATTGAATCACATTCTCCACTGA
This window encodes:
- the LOC107014157 gene encoding mavicyanin-like — protein: MGSAFFYTTLCFIALTIVAASAEEFKVGDAVGWRQPSQNETDLYNHWAANKKFHIGDSLRFEYRNDSVIKVGKWEFYHCNRTHLASAGKDGTRTMNLNRAGTFYFVSGDPEHCKNGQRLAVEVLPLHPISESPPQPFSQAPAPSPLSISASVSSAVPLAFISALLISVIVVAIAGLA
- the LOC107013833 gene encoding CASP-like protein 3A1, coding for MINGKNPPDVGIQLPESKMGIDAVTDGSSGPLVRNVNGKAQVMQVVLRALCLVTSVTALSLMVTAEQASTITVLGFNIPLHSKWSFSRSFEYLVGISAAVALHLILQLLISGSRLVRGSPTISSRNHGWLIFAGDQVFALALMSAGSSASSVSSLNHTGIRHTALPNFCKPLHHFCDRVSASIVFTFFSCFLLAILVVLDVLWLSSKH